One Stenotrophomonas oahuensis genomic region harbors:
- a CDS encoding helix-turn-helix transcriptional regulator, translating into MSSTLEHSHRTPAAAPSMAIRTAPGLRTGALARAQHYIDDHLFVPLRLDDVANAACVSRYHFSRCFTMSMGMTFVEYIARRRIEAARSALERDPAVPLAGLATELGFCDQAHFNKVFRRISGTTPRRYALRLSRVSPCGTASACAHPSGY; encoded by the coding sequence ATGTCCAGCACTTTGGAACACAGCCACCGCACGCCTGCAGCGGCACCCTCCATGGCAATCCGCACCGCCCCAGGGCTGAGGACCGGTGCGCTTGCTCGAGCGCAGCACTACATCGACGACCACCTCTTTGTTCCACTACGCCTGGACGATGTGGCCAACGCCGCGTGCGTAAGTCGATACCACTTCTCACGCTGCTTTACGATGTCGATGGGCATGACCTTCGTGGAGTACATAGCGCGTCGGCGCATTGAAGCCGCCCGTTCCGCATTGGAGCGGGATCCGGCGGTCCCACTCGCGGGTCTCGCTACCGAACTGGGGTTCTGCGACCAGGCCCACTTCAACAAGGTATTCCGACGCATCTCTGGTACGACGCCGCGCCGATACGCGCTCAGGCTGTCGCGCGTTTCCCCCTGCGGCACAGCGTCCGCCTGCGCCCACCCTTCAGGATACTAA
- a CDS encoding SDR family NAD(P)-dependent oxidoreductase: MSNHSTQQHPLGTRFGAASRAEEVAEGIDCSGTLAIITGGASGLGLETTRVLASRGAHVIVPARNERAAANVLAEVPSAEVMPLDLLDSASIDAFAAAILARREPFHLLVLSAGIMAPPLFRDVQGHEGQFATNHLGHFRLVCRLWPALVAARGARVVVLSSRGHMLSDIDFDDIDYHQRPYDRMQAYGLGAERSLGGR, encoded by the coding sequence ATGAGCAACCACAGCACACAACAACACCCCTTGGGCACACGTTTCGGTGCTGCAAGTCGCGCCGAGGAAGTCGCCGAAGGTATCGACTGTTCTGGCACCCTTGCCATCATCACGGGTGGTGCCTCCGGATTGGGACTGGAGACCACACGTGTTCTCGCATCAAGGGGTGCACATGTGATTGTCCCTGCCCGCAATGAGCGCGCTGCTGCCAATGTGCTCGCTGAGGTGCCGTCGGCAGAGGTAATGCCGCTCGATCTGCTGGACAGCGCTTCCATTGATGCGTTCGCCGCCGCCATCCTTGCGCGGCGCGAACCCTTTCATCTGCTGGTGCTCAGCGCAGGCATCATGGCACCACCGCTGTTCCGTGACGTACAGGGGCACGAAGGACAGTTTGCAACCAACCATCTTGGCCACTTCCGCCTTGTCTGCCGGCTCTGGCCCGCGCTGGTCGCCGCGCGCGGTGCCCGTGTGGTGGTGCTCTCGTCTCGCGGCCACATGCTGAGTGACATTGATTTCGATGACATTGACTACCACCAGCGCCCCTACGACCGCATGCAGGCCTATGGTCTGGGAGCTGAGCGCTCGCTGGGAGGGCGTTGA
- a CDS encoding DoxX family protein, translating into MNTEWIAPNRGLGKAEDAVILLARLLLAALFLLFGWNKLMDISGTTAYMDQLGVPASELAAMAAAVIELGAGAALVVGLWTRPVACLLAIYALVAALIGHPYWATEGAQQYADTVNFYKNLSIAGGSLLLLATGPGRHALDAIRRSS; encoded by the coding sequence ATGAATACCGAATGGATTGCGCCCAATCGCGGTCTCGGCAAGGCGGAAGATGCCGTGATTCTGCTCGCACGTCTGCTGCTGGCCGCCTTGTTCCTGCTGTTCGGCTGGAACAAGCTGATGGACATATCGGGCACAACTGCCTATATGGATCAGCTCGGCGTCCCGGCCAGCGAGCTGGCCGCCATGGCAGCCGCCGTGATCGAGCTCGGCGCAGGCGCAGCACTCGTGGTGGGTCTGTGGACCCGGCCGGTCGCATGCCTGCTTGCGATCTACGCGTTGGTGGCCGCCCTGATCGGCCACCCATACTGGGCGACCGAAGGTGCACAGCAGTACGCCGATACCGTCAACTTCTACAAGAACCTGTCCATCGCCGGCGGAAGCCTGCTACTGCTCGCGACCGGGCCCGGCCGCCATGCACTGGATGCCATACGCCGTTCCAGTTGA
- a CDS encoding NAD-dependent succinate-semialdehyde dehydrogenase: MSKKQLTTINPLTEEVLATYDYMSDEEATAVVKASHEAYLQWRLRSLDERAKVVAAIAKALRDRKEEFAQLMTNEVGKLIKDSRTEIDLCAAICDYTAQQGPTVLADEERKVEGASGIVTHSPIGVVYGIQPWNFPAYQAIRYSIASLMAGNGVLLKHAESCTGSGLLLRDIYESAGLPKGLFGVLLISHDQSNAIVENNLVRAVTLTGSEAAGRTVATKAAEALKKTVLELGSNDAYLVLDDADLELAVDTCVKGRLFNNGQTCVNAKRFIVTGKNYDAFVAAYAKKFEAIKIGDPNAEDTQLGPMVSEAQRDKLHEQVSKSVSQDARLLVGGEVPDRTGWFYPATVLADVAPGQVAYAVELFGPAAAIIRAKDDEDAMRIANDSRYGLGGGIFSRDVKRARELATKYFDTGMVCINSFDVASPSMPFGGVKASGYGREHGPEGLKEFVNVKAIKIPAAK; the protein is encoded by the coding sequence GTCAAAGAAGCAGCTCACCACCATCAACCCGCTGACAGAGGAGGTGCTGGCCACGTATGACTACATGTCTGATGAAGAAGCCACTGCCGTGGTCAAGGCCAGTCACGAAGCCTACCTGCAGTGGCGCCTGCGCAGCCTGGATGAGCGCGCCAAGGTTGTCGCCGCGATCGCCAAGGCGCTGCGTGACCGCAAGGAAGAGTTCGCCCAGCTCATGACCAACGAGGTTGGCAAACTGATCAAGGACAGCCGCACCGAGATCGACCTGTGTGCCGCCATCTGCGACTACACCGCCCAGCAGGGACCAACGGTGCTGGCTGATGAAGAACGAAAGGTGGAAGGTGCCAGCGGCATCGTCACTCATTCCCCCATTGGCGTGGTCTACGGCATCCAGCCATGGAACTTCCCCGCCTATCAGGCCATCCGTTACTCGATTGCCAGCCTGATGGCCGGTAATGGCGTACTGCTCAAGCATGCCGAAAGCTGCACTGGCAGCGGCCTGCTGCTGCGTGACATCTATGAAAGTGCCGGGCTCCCCAAGGGCCTGTTCGGGGTGCTGCTGATCAGCCACGACCAGTCCAACGCCATCGTGGAGAACAACCTTGTGCGTGCCGTCACCCTCACCGGCAGCGAGGCCGCAGGGCGCACCGTGGCCACCAAGGCAGCAGAGGCGCTGAAGAAAACCGTGTTGGAACTGGGCTCCAATGACGCTTACCTGGTGCTCGACGATGCAGACCTGGAGTTGGCCGTGGACACCTGCGTCAAGGGCCGCCTGTTCAACAACGGCCAGACATGCGTCAACGCCAAGCGCTTCATCGTTACCGGGAAGAACTACGACGCGTTCGTCGCCGCCTACGCGAAGAAATTCGAAGCCATCAAGATCGGCGACCCGAACGCCGAAGACACCCAACTCGGACCCATGGTCTCTGAAGCGCAGCGAGACAAGTTGCACGAGCAGGTCAGCAAGAGCGTCTCGCAGGATGCACGCCTGCTGGTCGGTGGCGAAGTGCCGGATCGCACCGGCTGGTTCTACCCGGCCACGGTACTGGCGGATGTGGCCCCGGGCCAGGTCGCCTACGCGGTTGAGCTGTTCGGGCCGGCCGCTGCCATCATCCGCGCCAAGGACGATGAAGACGCCATGCGTATCGCCAATGACAGCCGCTACGGATTGGGCGGAGGCATCTTCAGTCGCGATGTGAAGCGTGCCCGCGAACTGGCGACCAAGTACTTTGACACCGGCATGGTCTGCATCAACAGCTTCGACGTCGCGTCCCCGAGCATGCCCTTCGGTGGCGTGAAGGCCTCCGGCTACGGGCGCGAGCACGGGCCGGAGGGATTGAAGGAGTTCGTCAACGTCAAGGCGATCAAGATTCCAGCAGCAAAGTAG
- a CDS encoding cupin domain-containing protein, whose translation MNRKRAVVTRLNLAFAGILSAFLCASAAAQEYKGTKVTQVYEHEVPGLPDKVVRGILVEYEPGGVNAPHYHAKSALIYATVLEGAVLNQLNGGPLRTFTKGQNFTELPGDRHDVSANASKTEPASLLAVFVVDKTDTVLTTPIQHGH comes from the coding sequence ATGAATAGAAAGCGAGCTGTCGTCACTCGTTTGAACCTTGCGTTTGCGGGGATCCTATCTGCGTTCCTCTGCGCATCTGCAGCAGCGCAGGAATACAAAGGAACCAAAGTCACCCAGGTCTACGAGCACGAAGTGCCCGGCCTGCCAGACAAGGTCGTGCGCGGCATCCTGGTGGAGTACGAGCCGGGCGGGGTCAATGCGCCGCATTACCATGCCAAGTCCGCATTGATCTACGCCACCGTCCTGGAGGGCGCGGTTCTGAATCAACTCAACGGCGGGCCGCTGCGCACCTTCACCAAGGGTCAGAACTTTACCGAGCTACCCGGCGATCGCCACGACGTCAGTGCCAATGCAAGCAAGACCGAGCCGGCCAGCCTGCTGGCGGTCTTCGTCGTGGACAAGACAGACACCGTACTCACCACCCCCATCCAACACGGACACTGA
- a CDS encoding alpha/beta fold hydrolase has translation MSSVTTKDGVEIFYKDWGPRSGQPIVFHHGWPLSSDEWDTQMLFFISHGYRAIAHDRRGHGRSSQVNEGHDMDHYADDTLAVVEHLDLRNAVHVGHSTGGGEALHYVARHGQKQGRVAKLVLIGAVPPTMLKSAAYPGGLPMEVFDGFRSALAANRAQYYVDLPAGPFYGFNRPGSKTIPGVVQNWWRQGMAGGAKAHYDGIKAFSETDFTEDLKSVTVPAFVMHGDDDQVVPIGNSAPLSAKLLKNAKLKIYPGYPHGMCMTHADVVNADLLAFIKS, from the coding sequence ATGTCAAGTGTCACCACGAAAGACGGTGTGGAAATCTTCTACAAGGACTGGGGCCCGCGCTCCGGCCAGCCCATCGTGTTCCATCACGGCTGGCCGCTGAGCAGCGACGAGTGGGACACCCAGATGCTGTTCTTCATCAGTCACGGCTATCGGGCCATCGCCCATGACCGCCGCGGGCATGGGCGGTCTTCGCAGGTGAATGAGGGCCATGACATGGACCATTACGCCGACGATACGCTGGCGGTGGTGGAACACCTGGATCTGCGCAATGCGGTTCACGTCGGGCATTCCACAGGCGGGGGCGAGGCGCTTCACTATGTCGCGCGGCATGGCCAGAAGCAGGGGCGCGTCGCGAAGCTGGTGCTTATCGGCGCGGTTCCGCCTACCATGCTAAAAAGCGCCGCCTATCCCGGCGGTCTACCCATGGAAGTATTCGATGGGTTCCGCAGTGCCTTGGCCGCCAACCGTGCACAGTATTACGTTGATCTTCCTGCTGGGCCCTTCTACGGCTTCAACCGCCCGGGCTCAAAGACCATTCCCGGCGTGGTGCAGAACTGGTGGCGCCAAGGCATGGCCGGCGGGGCCAAGGCGCATTACGACGGAATCAAGGCATTCTCGGAAACGGACTTCACTGAAGACCTGAAATCCGTGACCGTGCCGGCCTTCGTCATGCACGGCGACGACGACCAGGTTGTCCCGATCGGCAACTCGGCACCGCTGTCGGCCAAGCTCCTGAAGAACGCGAAGCTGAAGATCTACCCGGGCTATCCGCATGGGATGTGCATGACCCATGCGGACGTCGTCAATGCGGATCTGCTCGCGTTCATCAAGAGCTGA
- a CDS encoding helix-turn-helix transcriptional regulator: MSTGLDARGAWALSVSPAQVLKCNVSRTGQCCLDAGGTQWLLEAGDCFLVAPGQVFVLVSDLSLPTIPAEQVFAGSGASPFARLDGGAGADFRSLGGRMELPAAAELLISALPFVAVLRSDSQAAQRIRWLLDRLEEESNQVSPGRAAVSSALMQLVFIELFRGLPDVQTRGWLAALADPRLGPALQAIHREPGRSWKVTDLADVASLSRSRFARRFHDVVGRSPMDYVLHWRMALATRRLAEPGSTVAEVAEELGYSSESAFGAAYRRATGHSPRGQRISR; this comes from the coding sequence GTGTCCACCGGATTGGATGCGCGCGGGGCCTGGGCCTTGAGCGTGTCACCTGCACAGGTGCTGAAGTGCAATGTGTCACGAACCGGGCAATGCTGCCTGGATGCGGGCGGCACGCAGTGGCTGCTTGAGGCGGGCGATTGCTTCCTTGTTGCGCCCGGTCAGGTGTTTGTTCTGGTCTCGGATCTGTCACTGCCGACGATTCCAGCCGAGCAGGTGTTCGCCGGTTCTGGCGCTTCCCCGTTTGCCAGACTCGATGGTGGTGCGGGCGCTGACTTCCGAAGCCTGGGCGGGCGAATGGAGCTTCCCGCTGCCGCCGAATTGTTGATCTCGGCACTGCCGTTCGTCGCGGTTCTGCGATCGGACAGCCAGGCGGCCCAGCGCATCCGCTGGCTGTTGGATCGGCTCGAAGAGGAATCCAACCAGGTATCACCCGGTCGCGCAGCGGTGTCATCGGCGCTCATGCAATTGGTGTTCATCGAACTCTTTCGCGGGCTTCCCGATGTCCAGACAAGAGGCTGGTTGGCGGCGTTGGCCGATCCCCGCCTGGGGCCCGCCTTGCAGGCCATCCATCGTGAGCCAGGCAGATCGTGGAAAGTGACCGATCTGGCGGACGTCGCCAGCTTGTCCCGATCACGCTTCGCACGCCGGTTTCATGATGTGGTCGGGCGCTCGCCCATGGACTATGTGCTGCACTGGCGCATGGCGCTTGCAACGCGTCGGCTTGCCGAGCCCGGCAGTACCGTCGCCGAAGTAGCGGAAGAATTGGGATACAGCTCTGAAAGCGCATTTGGTGCAGCGTACCGGCGCGCTACAGGCCATTCGCCACGCGGCCAGCGCATTTCGCGCTGA